A single genomic interval of Lysobacter avium harbors:
- a CDS encoding DUF2231 domain-containing protein: MAATVDRSRAVSGRLAPLHSFLLGGAITLFIAAMLSDWAYSTSYEIQWNNFASWLIAGALVLTALAVVWGFVDFFRNDGGQTRGLVYPVLLLITWILGFINALVHAKDAWASMPEGLVLSIIVVLLACIAAGAASMSRRTGALS, translated from the coding sequence ATGGCAGCCACCGTTGATCGATCCCGTGCAGTTTCTGGCCGGCTTGCCCCTCTGCACTCATTTTTGTTGGGCGGCGCGATAACCCTCTTCATCGCAGCGATGCTGAGCGATTGGGCCTACTCCACCAGTTACGAGATCCAGTGGAACAACTTCGCGTCGTGGTTGATCGCCGGTGCACTCGTGCTGACGGCGCTTGCCGTCGTGTGGGGTTTCGTCGACTTCTTCCGAAACGACGGCGGGCAGACGCGGGGGCTGGTGTATCCGGTGCTGCTGCTGATCACCTGGATACTCGGCTTCATCAACGCGCTGGTCCACGCCAAGGACGCCTGGGCGAGCATGCCGGAAGGGCTCGTTTTGTCGATCATCGTCGTCCTGCTCGCCTGCATCGCGGCCGGAGCAGCATCCATGTCCCGCCGGACCGGAGCACTGTCATGA